One genomic window of Gimesia chilikensis includes the following:
- a CDS encoding nucleotidyltransferase domain-containing protein, with protein MNKRVHYQPNLIYSDGTQVVTVRDIIGPNGRTQHPRGSVGVVVRAPRDLDHSYRVKFPDGVEVALKADELTLLARFKEGEIGNSEINANRSDLFSRVIFKCIIGSRAFGLEDEQSDTDYRGVYLPPAELQWSLYGVPEQLDCHETQETYWELQKFLVLALKANPNVLECLYTPLVEQVTPLGQELLDLREIFLTRIVYQTYNGYVMSQFKKMQTDIKNQGKVKWKHVMHLIRLLISGVTLLREGYVVVDVGPHREQLLAIKRGEVSWEETEKWRKSLHKEFEQALEQTRLPARPDYETANNYLIKARRLATQEALP; from the coding sequence ATGAACAAGCGCGTCCACTATCAGCCGAACCTGATCTATTCTGACGGCACACAGGTGGTCACAGTCCGGGATATCATCGGGCCGAACGGTCGTACGCAGCATCCGCGGGGATCGGTTGGTGTGGTAGTGCGTGCGCCGCGTGATCTGGATCACTCATATCGCGTCAAGTTTCCCGATGGTGTCGAAGTCGCCCTTAAAGCAGACGAGCTGACTCTGCTCGCCCGGTTCAAAGAGGGAGAGATCGGCAACAGCGAAATCAACGCAAACCGCAGCGACCTGTTCTCCCGCGTGATCTTCAAGTGCATCATTGGCTCCCGGGCCTTCGGTCTCGAGGATGAGCAGTCCGACACCGATTATCGCGGCGTCTACCTGCCGCCCGCGGAACTGCAGTGGTCGCTGTACGGTGTGCCCGAACAACTGGACTGCCACGAAACACAGGAAACCTACTGGGAGCTGCAGAAGTTTCTGGTCCTGGCTTTGAAAGCGAACCCGAACGTCCTGGAGTGCCTCTATACTCCCCTGGTCGAACAGGTCACGCCCCTCGGCCAGGAACTGCTGGATCTGCGGGAAATCTTTCTGACACGCATCGTCTACCAGACCTACAACGGTTATGTGATGTCGCAATTCAAAAAGATGCAGACCGATATCAAGAACCAGGGGAAGGTCAAATGGAAACATGTGATGCACCTGATCCGGCTGCTGATCTCGGGAGTCACCCTCCTGCGCGAAGGCTATGTTGTCGTCGACGTGGGACCACACCGGGAGCAACTGCTGGCCATCAAGCGGGGTGAAGTCTCCTGGGAAGAGACCGAGAAATGGCGGAAGAGCCTGCACAAGGAATTTGAACAGGCGCTGGAGCAGACCAGACTACCGGCCCGCCCCGATTATGAAACTGCGAATAACTATCTCATCAAAGCGCGTCGACTGGCGACGCAGGAGGCACTGCCATGA
- a CDS encoding ArsI/CadI family heavy metal resistance metalloenzyme, protein MTQESAVDFPGNFRVHVALTVSNLAQSKKFYELLLGVAPSKERPRYAKFEPVDPSVNLTLNEVDGDVTVEGGSAHFGIQVKSVAEVHAAIERFQAAGIKTITEEATTCCYAVQDKVWAVDPDGHKWEVFVVLKADAKDELYAQSGCCGPEMVNLTDCNKSQAD, encoded by the coding sequence ATGACTCAGGAATCAGCTGTCGACTTTCCGGGAAATTTCCGTGTGCATGTCGCCTTGACAGTTTCCAATCTGGCGCAGTCAAAAAAGTTTTACGAACTGTTGCTGGGGGTGGCACCCAGCAAGGAACGTCCCCGTTATGCGAAATTTGAACCGGTGGATCCTTCGGTAAATCTGACCCTGAATGAAGTGGATGGAGACGTCACCGTTGAGGGGGGCTCAGCTCACTTTGGGATCCAGGTGAAATCCGTAGCGGAAGTGCATGCTGCCATCGAACGGTTTCAGGCCGCCGGGATTAAAACCATCACGGAAGAGGCGACGACCTGTTGTTATGCCGTGCAGGACAAAGTCTGGGCCGTGGATCCCGATGGTCATAAGTGGGAAGTGTTTGTGGTGTTGAAAGCAGATGCGAAAGATGAACTCTACGCCCAGTCGGGTTGCTGTGGTCCGGAGATGGTGAATCTGACGGACTGCAACAAGTCGCAGGCAGACTGA
- a CDS encoding arsenate reductase ArsC, with amino-acid sequence MKRVLVLCTGNSCRSQMAEELWEFLGQGEWEAESAGSKPSGYVHPLAIEAMRELDIDLSENTSKHLDQFTEQQFDLVVTVCDNAKESCPVFSGATQTLHWPFDDPADATGTDEEKMKTFRRVRDEIKIKIQAFLADESA; translated from the coding sequence ATGAAACGCGTATTAGTGTTATGTACCGGTAACTCCTGTCGTTCCCAGATGGCCGAAGAGCTCTGGGAGTTTTTAGGGCAAGGGGAGTGGGAGGCGGAGTCGGCTGGTTCGAAGCCTTCGGGGTATGTGCATCCCCTGGCGATTGAAGCGATGCGGGAACTGGATATCGATCTGTCAGAGAATACCAGTAAGCATCTCGATCAGTTTACCGAACAACAGTTCGATCTGGTGGTGACGGTCTGCGATAACGCAAAAGAATCCTGCCCGGTTTTCTCGGGAGCAACCCAGACCCTGCACTGGCCCTTTGATGATCCCGCTGATGCGACGGGAACCGATGAAGAAAAAATGAAAACATTCCGTCGTGTGCGGGATGAAATCAAAATCAAAATCCAGGCCTTTCTGGCTGACGAATCTGCTTAG
- a CDS encoding ArsI/CadI family heavy metal resistance metalloenzyme, which translates to MTISDTEQPVHFHISLNVADIPRSVEFFAKVFGISATKQREDYAKFELDNPPLTLSLEPVDPGERGALNHLGFRLNSTEELVALQRRLELAGISSQREEGVECCYAKQSKFWLHDPDQNLWEMYLLVGDLEHRGAGQVPEAVRGETITDAAGSTSKAIVCSTGREQNAQQKWAHRLGQPLEIPADLAPESLDDVALQGSFNAEETADEIRPFLKQVADYLKPGGTLNLHCLTGDRMVTEALNLAGPASVVKQVPVLESLLADLEAAGFERISLTTYRSQACFTVGEAELRETRLQARKPDPVSESLVNVVYLGPFAELSLDQGLTLKRGRQTMLPANVYQQLRSSSLAESLIEIEAATSPISCSS; encoded by the coding sequence ATGACAATCTCTGATACAGAACAACCGGTTCACTTTCATATCTCCCTGAATGTCGCTGACATTCCACGCTCAGTTGAGTTCTTTGCGAAAGTGTTCGGTATTTCCGCGACAAAACAGCGGGAAGACTACGCCAAATTTGAGCTGGATAATCCACCACTGACACTGTCGCTGGAGCCGGTCGATCCCGGAGAACGCGGGGCATTGAATCACCTGGGGTTTCGGTTGAACAGCACCGAAGAACTGGTGGCACTGCAGCGCCGACTCGAACTGGCAGGGATCTCCAGTCAACGTGAAGAGGGGGTTGAGTGCTGTTATGCAAAACAGTCGAAATTCTGGTTGCATGATCCGGATCAGAATCTGTGGGAGATGTATCTGCTGGTAGGAGATCTGGAACACCGGGGCGCAGGACAGGTGCCGGAAGCGGTGCGCGGGGAAACGATAACTGATGCTGCTGGATCAACTTCCAAGGCAATTGTCTGTTCGACAGGACGGGAGCAGAACGCACAACAGAAGTGGGCGCATCGTCTGGGCCAGCCCCTGGAGATCCCTGCCGATTTAGCTCCTGAGTCTCTGGATGATGTCGCCTTACAGGGAAGCTTCAATGCAGAGGAGACCGCTGATGAAATACGACCTTTTCTGAAACAGGTTGCAGACTATCTGAAACCGGGAGGGACACTCAACCTGCATTGTCTGACGGGGGACCGAATGGTGACTGAAGCTCTTAACCTCGCGGGGCCCGCGAGTGTGGTGAAGCAGGTTCCCGTTCTGGAGTCTCTGCTCGCAGATCTCGAAGCGGCGGGCTTTGAGAGGATCAGCCTGACGACATATCGCAGTCAGGCCTGTTTTACAGTAGGGGAGGCCGAGCTGCGTGAGACCAGGTTGCAGGCGCGCAAGCCGGACCCAGTCAGTGAATCGCTTGTTAATGTGGTTTATCTGGGGCCCTTCGCTGAGCTGTCACTCGATCAGGGTCTGACGCTGAAGCGAGGGCGTCAGACTATGCTGCCGGCTAATGTCTATCAGCAGTTGCGGTCATCTTCGCTGGCAGAGTCGTTGATCGAAATCGAGGCTGCAACCAGTCCGATTTCCTGTTCCAGCTGA
- a CDS encoding DUF488 domain-containing protein yields MTGRIQIKRVYDKAQTADGLRVLVDRLWPRGVAKENAAIDVWAKELAPSNELRKWFHSHSDQYHEFTVRYRAELEERLPELQERIAELSQPRLTLVTSVKEPERSHVPVLQRFLLAQFSD; encoded by the coding sequence ATGACCGGCAGGATCCAGATCAAGCGGGTTTACGATAAAGCCCAAACCGCGGATGGCTTGCGGGTGCTTGTTGACCGTCTCTGGCCCCGTGGTGTGGCCAAAGAGAATGCCGCCATTGATGTCTGGGCCAAAGAACTGGCTCCCTCCAACGAATTACGGAAATGGTTTCACAGTCATTCCGATCAATATCATGAGTTTACGGTACGCTATCGGGCCGAGCTGGAGGAGCGTCTGCCTGAACTACAGGAGCGGATCGCCGAACTCTCACAACCCCGGTTGACGCTGGTGACTTCTGTGAAAGAACCGGAACGCAGTCATGTGCCCGTACTTCAGAGATTTCTCCTGGCTCAGTTTTCTGATTGA
- a CDS encoding LamG domain-containing protein, with product MRSATLLLITLFIYCATGLSTELTAQEPERVKGEYYGLKFDGRDSYVTLPHLNFTAWNTFTIEAWVKDWTGRICCEGKQGDPENSIWISIRASRHSAGWESNNGTNYSTRVDPNSVEGWDHVAMIYTGTEQVIYVNGKEVHRQNAPKPGPFVADRKFFLGAQEKWDEEQTKPAALFGKGIMRMFRVSNVVRYDKEFTPAQSFTPDANTELLLDFSKPDQTKLADVSQHKRNGTIHDAKWVLLTEE from the coding sequence ATGCGATCTGCAACTCTATTGTTGATCACGCTTTTTATCTATTGTGCCACCGGACTTTCTACAGAGCTAACTGCACAGGAACCAGAACGGGTAAAAGGCGAATACTACGGACTGAAATTTGACGGCCGAGACAGCTATGTCACTCTGCCCCATCTGAATTTCACCGCATGGAATACCTTTACCATCGAAGCCTGGGTCAAAGACTGGACCGGCCGCATCTGCTGCGAAGGTAAACAGGGAGATCCCGAAAACAGCATCTGGATTTCCATCCGGGCCAGCCGCCATTCTGCAGGCTGGGAAAGTAACAACGGGACCAATTATTCCACGCGCGTCGACCCGAACTCGGTCGAAGGCTGGGATCATGTCGCCATGATTTATACCGGCACCGAGCAGGTCATTTACGTCAACGGCAAAGAAGTGCATCGACAGAACGCCCCCAAGCCAGGCCCGTTCGTTGCAGATCGAAAATTCTTTCTCGGTGCCCAGGAAAAATGGGACGAGGAACAAACCAAGCCGGCAGCCCTGTTCGGCAAGGGAATCATGCGGATGTTTCGCGTCTCGAATGTCGTCCGCTATGACAAGGAATTTACTCCTGCTCAATCATTTACACCGGACGCGAATACTGAGCTGCTGCTCGATTTCTCAAAGCCTGACCAGACCAAGCTTGCGGATGTCTCCCAACACAAACGGAACGGTACCATCCACGATGCCAAGTGGGTTCTGCTGACTGAAGAATAA
- the arsB gene encoding ACR3 family arsenite efflux transporter: MSADANGEGVTSGQGISFFERYLSVWVALCIVAGIVLGKLAPGIALKLDSMAIYVNEAPVVSIPIAVCLFFMMYPIMVKIDFAEVLKAGKAVRPVGLTLFINWAIKPFTMYAIASFFLGTLFYQFIGPDAVDYVKMPFGLDLDVGAVYGAGKVVLVDGVKMLEVPLWRSYLAGCILLGIAPCTAMVLVWGFLAKGNDGHTLVMVAINSLTMLLLFGVLGGFLLGVGKLPVPWQALLLSIGVYVAFPLVAGFFSRKWLMATKGEVWFKEKFLHTLTPVTITALLVTLILLFSFKGETILSNPLTILWIAIPLLIQTIVIFALGYFLSKVLGLTYENAAPTAMIGASNHFEVAIATATMLYGLSSRAALATVVGVLIEVPLMLTLVRFCLKTQDWFPHQTCEVISEADSSQTTE, encoded by the coding sequence ATGTCTGCAGATGCCAACGGCGAGGGGGTTACTTCGGGTCAGGGGATCAGCTTTTTTGAACGCTATCTTTCCGTCTGGGTCGCGCTCTGTATTGTGGCCGGGATTGTACTGGGAAAACTGGCTCCCGGGATTGCCCTCAAACTGGACAGCATGGCGATTTATGTCAACGAAGCTCCTGTGGTTTCGATTCCCATTGCGGTTTGCCTGTTCTTCATGATGTATCCGATCATGGTCAAAATCGATTTTGCCGAAGTTCTGAAAGCCGGCAAAGCGGTGCGTCCGGTCGGTCTGACCCTGTTTATCAACTGGGCGATTAAACCGTTTACGATGTATGCGATCGCCAGTTTTTTCCTGGGAACCCTGTTTTACCAGTTCATTGGTCCCGACGCGGTGGATTATGTTAAAATGCCTTTCGGACTCGATCTTGATGTGGGAGCCGTCTACGGAGCCGGTAAAGTCGTGCTGGTCGATGGGGTAAAAATGCTGGAAGTGCCTCTCTGGCGGAGCTATCTGGCAGGCTGCATTCTGTTGGGGATCGCCCCCTGTACCGCCATGGTACTGGTCTGGGGTTTTCTGGCGAAAGGCAACGATGGACATACGCTGGTCATGGTGGCGATCAATTCGCTGACGATGCTGTTGCTATTCGGTGTTCTGGGCGGCTTTCTGCTGGGGGTGGGAAAACTGCCTGTTCCCTGGCAGGCATTGTTGCTTTCCATTGGAGTTTATGTCGCATTCCCTCTGGTTGCCGGGTTCTTCTCTCGAAAATGGCTAATGGCCACGAAAGGGGAAGTCTGGTTCAAGGAAAAGTTTCTGCATACGCTGACACCAGTCACGATTACCGCTCTACTGGTTACCCTGATCCTGCTGTTCTCTTTCAAGGGGGAGACAATTCTCAGTAATCCCCTGACAATTCTCTGGATTGCGATCCCGCTGTTGATCCAGACGATTGTGATTTTTGCCTTGGGATACTTTTTGTCAAAAGTGCTGGGGCTTACCTATGAAAACGCGGCACCGACTGCGATGATCGGCGCTTCCAATCACTTCGAAGTGGCGATTGCGACGGCCACGATGCTTTACGGACTTTCTTCAAGGGCAGCGCTGGCGACCGTGGTTGGCGTGTTAATTGAAGTGCCGCTCATGCTCACGCTGGTCAGGTTCTGTCTTAAAACGCAGGACTGGTTTCCACATCAGACGTGTGAGGTGATTTCTGAAGCTGACAGCAGTCAAACCACTGAATAA
- a CDS encoding ArsR/SmtB family transcription factor, producing MSKDRLQSDLCAEKLKALGEPIRLRIIDLLRDGERTVSQIAEALEEEVVNISHHLGILYHARLVTKRKEGRFVVYNLHPEVAAVSKAGKQHLDFGCCRLEVPDA from the coding sequence ATGTCTAAAGATCGGCTCCAATCCGACTTGTGTGCTGAAAAACTGAAAGCATTGGGAGAGCCGATTCGGCTCCGCATCATTGACCTGCTTCGTGATGGCGAACGGACTGTCAGTCAGATTGCCGAAGCACTCGAAGAAGAAGTGGTCAATATTTCGCATCACCTGGGGATTCTGTATCACGCCCGACTGGTCACGAAACGCAAAGAGGGACGGTTCGTCGTCTACAATCTGCACCCTGAAGTAGCCGCCGTCAGCAAAGCGGGCAAACAGCATCTCGACTTTGGCTGCTGTCGCCTCGAAGTTCCTGACGCCTGA
- a CDS encoding nucleotidyltransferase domain-containing protein has product MNFDPRLEQQLKEHPYPLLFATISGSHIYGFPSPDSDYDLRGVHLLPLETVIGLKEGQVTVERSRVDDGLEIDLVTHDVGKFFQLMLKKNGYVLEQLLSPLVLQATPEYEELKALAPGCVTKYHAYHYLGFAATQWKLFQKEDPPRVKPLLYVYRVLLTGLHLMRTGELEPNLILLNEAARLSYIPELIERKLEGSERSTLDAADMEFHGREYQRLVGELEQAMETTSLPEKPSSGDALNDLLVRIRLAQRKGC; this is encoded by the coding sequence ATGAACTTCGATCCCCGACTGGAACAACAGCTCAAGGAACATCCTTATCCTCTGCTGTTCGCCACTATCAGTGGATCGCATATCTATGGCTTTCCTTCTCCCGATTCGGATTACGATCTCCGCGGCGTGCATCTGCTGCCGCTGGAGACCGTCATCGGTCTGAAAGAAGGACAGGTCACGGTGGAACGTTCGCGCGTTGATGACGGTCTGGAAATCGATCTGGTCACACATGATGTCGGTAAGTTCTTTCAACTCATGCTCAAAAAGAATGGTTACGTGCTGGAACAGCTGCTCTCGCCGCTGGTTCTGCAAGCCACTCCCGAGTATGAAGAGCTGAAAGCACTGGCGCCCGGCTGTGTGACGAAGTATCACGCGTACCATTACCTGGGTTTCGCAGCCACACAGTGGAAACTGTTCCAGAAGGAAGATCCACCCCGGGTCAAACCCCTGCTCTACGTGTATCGGGTTCTGCTCACCGGTCTGCATCTGATGCGCACCGGCGAACTGGAACCAAACCTGATCCTGTTGAACGAAGCAGCGCGGTTGTCCTACATCCCCGAACTGATCGAACGCAAGCTGGAAGGTTCGGAACGTTCCACGCTGGATGCCGCCGACATGGAGTTCCACGGACGCGAATACCAGCGGCTCGTGGGTGAACTGGAACAGGCGATGGAAACCACCAGCCTGCCCGAAAAACCGAGTTCGGGTGATGCGTTGAATGATCTGCTGGTCCGGATCCGTCTGGCTCAGCGGAAAGGATGCTGA
- a CDS encoding ArsR/SmtB family transcription factor, translating into MKEKTRQQYEARAKIAKAMAHPSRLLMLDLLQNQELCVGDLTEQVGADQSTVSKHLAILKEVGLVAARKEGALNYYRVTCGCLDGFFSCMETVLLSDLEARKQSLE; encoded by the coding sequence ATGAAAGAAAAAACACGCCAACAATATGAAGCCCGGGCCAAAATCGCCAAAGCGATGGCGCATCCCAGTCGGCTGCTGATGCTGGATCTGCTCCAGAATCAGGAGTTGTGCGTAGGAGATCTGACCGAACAGGTGGGGGCAGATCAGTCCACGGTTTCCAAGCATCTGGCAATTTTGAAAGAAGTGGGACTGGTGGCAGCCCGCAAAGAAGGGGCGCTCAATTATTATCGAGTGACCTGCGGCTGTCTGGATGGATTCTTTTCCTGCATGGAAACGGTGTTACTGTCCGACCTGGAAGCCCGGAAACAGTCACTCGAGTAA